GGTTAATCATCCGTATTACCTATTGGTTTTGCTAATACTTACTAATTTAATCTATTTGTCATGAAATGCAAAAATTACTGCGAATCGAAACAACAATATTTTGGAGTTCAGTATGAAAAAATTGGTATTGGCAGTAATTATGGCAAGCGCATTTGGTACGGCGGTAGCAAATGAACAAGAAGCAGACTCAGTGAACTACGGTGATCCAACCGCTAGCTTTAGCACGCTAGGTGTCAGTGCAAGCAAAGACACTACACAACTTAACGGCATGATGGGGCTTGGTAGCAACATATTCCAAGTTGACTTGGGCTTTGACAATAAATCTGGTGATGTTAACTATCGTGGTCGGTATTTCCATGTGACAGATGGACTGGGTTACTCTGTTGATGTTCTGGGGGATAAAAACAGTACGACCGCACTGGCGGGTGCTATCTATAAATTCCAAGTGACAGACAACATCATGTTATTTCCCATGGGTTCAGTCGGTTACACAAAATCGAAAGACTCAATCAGTTCAGTAAAATCTGAATCCGCTTTGGGACAAGTAGGCCTTTACGGCATGTATGGGTTTGATGCCGGTCACTGGATCTATGCTAACCCGAAAGCAACCTACCATGCACAAAGTAAAGAGTGGCTACCTCAAGTTGAAATTGGTGGTGGTTACATGCTGTTCAATAATGCGTCTATTGGTGCAAAAGTTGAGTATACGGGAGAATCATCTAAAAAAGGCCTATCCGTTAAGGAAGATACTGTCGGGTGGCTGCAAGCGAACTACTACTTCTAGACTGGCTACCAACGTCTATCATCGCCAACGCACCAGCGTTGGCTTTTTTTTGTGCAAATAACCTGACAATTCGCTATCACGCAAACCAGTTTCGAATTACCAATTAACACAACCTATTTCTCCGCTGCTCGACCAGTTATTTCTACCATTCCCACATTTATCCCTATTCCAAAGACAACTTAAAAAGCGGTTGTCCCCACTACTTACAATTCAAACGTTACTAAACTTAAATTGTTATTAGATTCTAACAACCCTTCAACGCGATTAATGACTTGCGCGTTGTTATAGTTAAATAGAAACGCACCAATAAATCGGAATATCTATACAATTACGATGAACGATGAAGCATCTATATCGACAAGATGATATGCGACGACCTGTCTTAAAGCCAACATCTCGACATCCAAGTCAGACAAGCCTTCCTGGTGTAAAAAAGGACATAAGTTAGGTTAAAATTGGATGCTTCAACGCAACATTGAACGCATTTTAGGTGATGAAGGAATGGGAGGAACGTGAAGTTTCAAGCAAGAAGGAATTTTGAATTAGAGTGAAAAGCGTCCTCTTCCTGTATGACGCATTCAATTGGTTTGTTCTTACGCGTATCGAGTCAGTACAGATACGATGACCGCTGACCAAAGCAGTGTGCTAGTGATGAATAAGTAAGTGATGTAGCGAGACATTTCTCTCATAGTTTTCTCCTAAAGATAGTGATAAGTGATTAAACGTCTTCAAGTTGAATAACTTGAAGACCTGGGGAGCGACGAAACTCCCGAATAGACTGAAAAATGACAAATAAGACACAGGCTGCGATGCAACCTAAGAATGTTGCAGTTACGATGCCACCAAAAGATGCCCATCCTAGTGCTTGCTGAGCACCACTACCAATAGCATCAGCGAGCATAAGGGGCACGAGGCCTACTGCAAATGAAAAGGCCGTCATAAATACCGCACGACATCTCAGGCGCATCGCTTCCACGGCTGCTTGTTTGATAGGTAATGCATTAACCTCTCGCAATTCTTTTGCATACTCGACAATTAAAATTGCGTTACGAACCGCCATGCCGACTAATAGGACTGCGGCGAGCTGTGTGAATATTGTGATTTCTGCGCCAAGTAACTCAACACCAGCAATAATTCCTATCACCGCGGTAGGCACCATGGTCATGATCGCAGCGGGAATCAACCAGCTTTCATATTGCCCCACTAAAACTAAATAAGTGATCAACAGTGCTAACGCCAAAATCATGGTCGCTTGATTGCCTGCTTCAATCTCTTCTTTCGCTGTACCGGTGAACTCTATTGAGTAACCATCAGGAAGTGTCATAGACTGAAGGTCACTGATCACCGCCCCGGTGGACTGCGACGGTATGACATCTATCGAGACAGATTGCATCCCATTGAATCGGTTAAGGAAATTAGGCACTGAAATAGTTTCAATCGCAAATAGCTTGCTTGCTGGTTGGCTTTGCCCGTTTCCATAGTTGATATAAACATGATTGAGAGCATCTTTATCAAGACGATGCTCCGGCGCATTTTGCATCATCACCTTATAATTTCGACCGTGAAGGTTAAATGTATTGACATATTGGCCACCAAAATGCGTTTGCATCCCTGCCGTTAAATCGGCATAGCTGATACCGTACTCGAGCAACTTTTGACGATTTACATTCAGCTTCAACGAAGGCTTATTTACCGCAAATTGAGTCATCGCGATATCAATCGAATCCTTTTCATTGAGCTGAGACAAAATTTGCTGAGTATCTCTACCTAACTCTTCTGCTGAACGTGCTTGGTGATCAATAAGCACCATGCTCACGCCATCGACCATACCTAGCTCTGGGATCACAGGTGGTTTAAATGCGAAGCCTTCTATTCCCATTTTTTGCAGAGTTTTATTCGCGACTTCAGTAATTTGCTCATCCGACATCTTTCGCTCAGAAATCTCATCCAAATTTAATAAGATCAGAAAACTGCTCATATCAGCGGTATTGTTTAATAGGTTGAAGCCCGACGCTGCGATAGAGTTTTTTACTCCTGGGATATTCTGAAAGGCATCGACCAACTCAAGTGCGTGTTCGTCAGTGACATCCAATGCTGTACCAGGGCCAAAACCACCCACGACAAAAATAGCGCTTGTGTCTTCGGCGGGAAGCATACCTTGGGGTAGCTCTCGGCCATGATCTATTGCCACCCATACACCGGCCGCCAACAGCAACAAAGAGAGCAACGGGAAACGCACAAAGCCTTTCGTGATAGTCGTAAATCCACTGATCTTAAATCCAATCAGTCGTTCGACTTGTCGAGCGATAAAGCCTTTGCTGGGTGGTTTCATAAATAAAGCACAAAGCGCTGGCGTTAAGCTCAGTGCAACAACCGTTGAAACGAGCACTGAAACACTAAGTACGACGCCAAACTCACTGTAGATAATTCCTGTCATCCCATCCATAAAAATGGTTGGCGCAAACACAGACAGCAGCACCAGTGCCGATGCAATAATAGGAGCCACCACTTTATCTAGTGCGATACCCACTGCCTCTGTCACAGAGAGTTGTTGGTTATGGTGCAGCTCATGCTCCGCAGCCTCAATGACAATAATGGCAGCATCGACAACAATACCAATGGCCATGACAAGGCCCAACATTGAGATAATGTTGATATCGATACCTAAGGCATACATAAAGGCAAACGTGCCTACTAGCGAGACAGGTATCGCCGTAACCGTAATTAACGTTAAACGAATAGATTGCATGAAGATTAATGTCACCAACCCAACAATCACAACTGCCAATAACAAGGTTTCGACTACGTTATCAATAGCGCCGCGAACGAAACTCGTTGCGTCGTAAACATAGTCTATCTGGAATTCAGAGTTGGATGAATCAATCAACTTTGCCACAGCAGTTCCAACCTCGACGGCATTGGCATCCGGTGTTTTATAGATAAACACTACAGAGCCATTATTGACACCAGCATAAGCATTCGCGGTATAGACCTCGGCGCCGAGTTCAACTTTGGCAACATCCTTTAAGTAGATTTTCTTCTGTAGTGCTTCACCACGAATGACAATTTGTTCAAATTGCTCGGTCGTGGTCAGCCCACCGTCCACGGTCAAAGGGTACTCAATCAAATTCCCGATTAGCGACCCTGCTGGGCTAATTTTATTCTGCGTTGAGATGGCATTTTGAATACTATTGACATCTACGGAGTAGCGACGCATTTGTGTCGGGTCTAACCAAATTCTCATCGCATACTTTTTTTCCCCGAGAACATCAACTTTCGAAACGCCAGGAATACGCTGAAGCGCTTCTTTGAACGAACCACCAGCAAACGCGCTTATTTCAGTATCGTGTGCTTTAGCACTGGGATCTTGAATAGATAAGCCGATAAGCATGCCATTCGACATTTTTTCAACTTTAACGCCGTTTCGCATAACATCACCGGGCAATTCCGGCATCGCTAGGTTGACGCGGTTTTGAACAAGCGTAACGGCATTGTCTGCATCCGTTCCATTGTCAAACACCACCTCAAGTGAATAAGTGCCGTCAGATCCTGATGTAGATTTCATATACTGCATTCCCGCCACACCATTGACCTGTTTCTCAATTTCAGGCGCGATGGTTTTGGTGATCACCTCTGCGGTTGCACCATCCATCCAGGTATCAACGGTAATCGTGAGAGGGGCAACATCGGGATATCGACCCATTGGAGATAGATAAGCGGAAACTAAACCAGCGATAGATATAAAAATTGATATGACGATGGCAAGTTTGGGTCTTTTTATAAAAAACTTAAACATGCTGATCTCCTAATAGGTAATGAATACGCGCACGATAAACCACAGTCCCTCACTATCCAATTTAGGAACTATGAATAATGCTAATAGGTCGAGTTATCGAAATTACCTAGGCTTTCCAGCTAAATGATGCTGGCTCTAAATGCTAATTTTACACCTTAACGCTGCGCCTTTGAGTCAATCATGCTGCTCTCCTCCCATGGGCTGCGGCGTTTTTTGATTCATGATTTTAAAATATACAAAGCCCTCTTTAGCTATCCACCAAAGAGGGCTTAAAATTATAAATCAGTTACTTAAAATCTATTTGCTATGCTCAACAATACCGATTTTGTGGTGTAGTCAATTTGCTGACTTTTCCAATTCGAATCTTGATGTTGATATTTAACACTAATATCCCACTCTTTATTTAAGTCGTAACTTACCCCCGCTTCCGCGACTAATACGCTATCACTTTTCAAACGATGGTACTGAACATTAGCGAATGTGTGCAGATCATCGATGACTTCATAATCTAAGTGAGTATTGATTCCTGGCAACACACTCACGCTTGACGTCTTCGTATGCTGGCCACCATTCTGCTTATCCAGTTCAAGCTCAAGCAAATATCCGGAAGCTCCAGCACCAATGCTAGCCGTTAATTTATCGGTAAGTTTGAATGCTTGATTGTAAGAGCCGCCGACAGACCACTGACGAAACGCAAGATAAATATCATCTCCCGATTCGTATTGCTTACCATTATATTCAAATGAATCTGTAAGTTGCCCGTATCGACGCGTTTCATTCGGAGACAGAGTAAACTCTAAGAATGCATCGTCTTGCAACTGATAAGTGTACGTCATTGAAGCAAAAGGCTGAGCTTCATCGATAAGTTTGTCTCCTGGTAGCCCTGCCTTTTTTAGACTGTCGACAGAATTGAACCCTATATCAAGCTCTAAGCGGTGATTTAATGGGCCAGACGTGCGTTGTTCGTAAGCGCTTCGTTGCTGCTTAGAGAAAAATTCATTCGCTAAACTGACGCCAAATGAGACACCATCTTTGGTTGGTACTGCTGTGAACGCCATGTTTTCTGAAGCATAAGGCGAAATTAGATATTGGTTAACAAAGAAAGAAATACCCGCAGCCGCGAGTACATCATCTGCGTGGTGGCGGCGTCCATGCATACGACTCAAGCCAACAAATGAGGCGGCTGCGTAAGCCGGAATTCCCCATGCAGAACCATATCGACTTTGTAAAAACGCAGCCCCTGAAAATGCGGCAGCCGTATGACCTGATGGAAACGACATGCGACTACTGTCATTGGGGCGAGAGCGACCAACGATGTTTTTTGTACCATGAACAATCACCTGAGTCGCACCGACTGATAATGCTAGCTGCTTTGCTCCTTGAGGATCATCATGTAACCACGCAGCAAACAGACCAGTAACAGGAATAAGGATTTGAAGATGGTCTCCGGCTTCAACATACTCATCATTGACTGAGGTGTTGATGGCATTATTGCCCGCAAATGCAGGTGATAACGCTGCAATACAAAGAAGTGGACTAAGTAACTTTAATTTCGTTTTCATTGTGCTGACCTTAATTATGTAACTAATTATTTCAGCGGCAATACTAGAGAGAAATTAGTGATACTTGAAAATTGGTACTATCGGTTTTGTTAATAGGTGGAGCGAAGTTAGCTATTGTGCCCCAAGCGCTAGAGCACAATAACACCCTAATTAGATGGGAAAAACTGAGGTTTGTATCATCAAAAGATTGAGAGCACTGCTCCTGATGCACGCAATAGTGACAGAGCCTCAAACCGCACGCCTGACGGGCATAATAGAAACAATTAACAGATATGTGATGCCCAGAAATAACAATATTTCTGGCAGCACCCACCCAGGAACTAACACCATTGGGCCTAGAGCGGCACCTAAGGTCTGCGCAGCTAACGTAAAACGAATCACCACCTTAGCGTAACGTCCACTAGCTAACGTTCCCATGACCAGAGGTACGATTAAATTCCACAATAGCTGAAACAAACAGGTCGCAGCGATAAAGCTGTACATATTGTCGCCTGTCAGCATGGTAGAGACGACAAAACATTGCAGGCCAATCGCAGCGGTTAATATAAGGGGCTTCTTTCGATGCACAATTGACAACGTTGCCAAGATCGCGCCAGCCACACTAAATAAGGTGCCAACAGCAAACAGTGTTCCTTGGTCCCTTAGCTCAACATGATGAGTCGTCGCATAGCCACTCAACGTTGACCAAACCGCAGAGTGGGTCAACATGACCATTGCAATGGCACCTAAGCTGATACTAACCACACCATAATCGACTGGTTGTGAATTCTGCTCATTATCTTCTCCATCAACCCACATAGGTTTGAGCAAGAGTGTCGCACCAACCAGGGCGCCCAGAGCAAGAAAAAAGCTCCCTGAGCCCACATGCTCCATTAGGTTTGGCAACAATAAAAATAGCATTGCTGTGGTAAGCATTTGGATAGCAATAGCCCTGCCAAACGCAGCATCTGGGTTCTCTTCTCGCCCCAGCACCTCATAACTTCTGACTACAACCAACCCCGCGCAGACCCCAGCTATCGCTCTAAGGATAAAAAATAGGCTGACATCGGTAATCACGGCACTACAAATGTGGCAAAGACAAAGCAAAAGAAGGGCAGTGTTGTCATTGATTTTTATATGATAACGCGCGCAAAAAAAGTTAATTGCGCATGCAATAGCGAAACCCAGCAGTTCTGTTGTCGCTAAATAACCTAGTGTCACCGAAGAAATCTCTAGGTGTAAATCTATCGCAGAAAGATAGGAAGGAAGAATAGAGAAAACGCTGGCAGCTATGGCAAGTTTAATGCTCGCTGATAACCAGTAAGGAAGAAAAAACACGAAATGAGACTGTCCTAAATTCTGTGTAACTGTCTAAACTTAAAGCCTTAATGGCTAAGGATAGGCACATGGATAAGAAAGCACTTGAAGCTTTTGCTAAAGAAGCTGCAAAGGGAATTAAAACTCCCGATGACTTAACTGAGTTCAGCCAGATGCTCAAAAAGATCACTGTTGAGGCGGCGCTCAACGCTGAAATGGAAGAGCATCTTGGCTACGAAAAGCACAAACCCTCAAAATCCCAAAATAGCCGTAATGGAAAGAGCACCAAGCGTGTAAAAACAGAAGACGGCGAATTTGAACTCGATACCCCTCGCGACCGTCTTGGTTCTTTTGACCCCAAGTTAGTCAAAAAGCATCAAACACGATTTACCTCTATGGATGACAAGATCTTGTGGCTCTATGCGCAGGGCATGAGCACACGCGATATAGTGAATGCTTTTGACGAGTGGTACGGAGCAGAGATATCACCCAGCCTAGTTTCGCGCGTCACACATGCAGTGATGGAGGAAATCGTGGAGTGGCAATCTAGACCGCTTGATGCCATCTATCCTATCGTTTACCTCGACTGCATTGTGGTCAAAATCCGCCAAGACAAACGCATTATCAATAAATCGATCTTCCTTGCTTTAGGCATTAACACCGATGGTCAGAAAGAACTCATGGGCATGTGGATAGCCGAAAATGAGGGGGCTAAGTTTTGGCTGAGCGTTCTAACCGAACTCAATCAACGTGGCGTTGAAGATATTCTTATCGCTTGTGTCGATGGCTTGAAGGGTTTTCCCGATGCGATCAACACCGTCTTCCCGCAAACACATATTCAGCTTTGCATCGTCCATATGGTGCGGAACTCATTGAAGTATGTGTCTTGGAAGGACTACAAGGCGGTCACAGCCGACCTGAAGCGAGTGTATCGCTCTGCTACCGAAGATGAGGCTCTACTTGAACTGGAGCGCTTTGGTGAAGTCTGGGATAGCCAGTATCCGCAAATCTCCAAGTCTTGGCGCAATCACTGGCAAAATCTCAACACCCTTTTTAGCTACCCAGAAGATATTCGTAGAGCAATTTACACGACCAATGCAATTGAGTCCCTCAATAGCGTGATCCGCAAGGCACTTAAAAAGCGTAAGATCTTCCCGAATGATGAGGCCGCAACCAAAATGGTATATCTAGCAATCAAAGACGCCAGTAAGAAATGGACAATGCCTATTCAAAACTGGCGCCAAGCTATGAGTCGGTTTATTATCGAGTTCGAGGAACGCCTGGAGAAACACATTAACTAAACGGCAGTTACACAGAATCTGTTACAGCCTCCACGAAATGAACACAACCTTTTTGCTACATTTTAATAACAGTAACGCACAAATATCATTAATGAAAGTGCCTCTGTTGATACTCCTTTATCCCGTCATCCTAGTTTCGGTCACTGGACTTGCAAAACATATCGAAAATAATCTTTGAATGAATAAGTCAAATAGGAAACTTTTCCTCACTCTGAGACTAAAGCTAGCAGAAGGCCTCCTTGCCTTTTTCTCATCTCAAACATCATCCCCATGCATCATTCAGAAGCTCATCGGCGATTTCATCCTCAACCACACTATCAATGATTTCTCGCTCTACAATGGCTTCATCAAGGGAACGATCGATTTCATCATCAATGTAAGCGTCTTCTATATCTCGCATATCCCGTCTGCAACGCTCACGTTTTTCGACGCCATCAATCAAGCCATCTACCGCACCGGCAACCGCGCCAATGGCAGCGCCTCGTTGAGCCCCTTCCTTACCATCGACAATCGCCCCAAGACCTGCACCTGCAACGCCTCCCACAATGCCGCCTTCTAAACTATCCCCTACTATATGGTCACAGTAATCATCATAGCGAGAGTTCGCATGTGACTGGCACGCTATAACACTTAAACATGATATTAAAATTGGTATTGCCACTTTCATAACTTTCTCCATCAACTCATCTTAATGAGCTAATATGTCATGAGAGTATCGTTCATAATAATCAGGAAGTATCGACTTTACCGATAGTTTAAGGCCTGAGTGTTAGGCATAACATTGATGGAATAATGTTAATATGCGACAAAAGAATAGAATACTGTTGACCTAATAAAAATAAACAAGCGTTAAGAAGATAAGTGTTGCTGACTTCATCAATTTGACAGTTAGCAAATCTGCCCACCACCAATACGAATATCCTCTGGACAATCTATCGCGACCTGCGCCAACAAACGCAGTCCCGCAACAATCCTATCCAACGTCATTGTTGGCTGATTACCCTGCCTGTCCTGCTCAGGAAGAAGCGGTATATGCACAAAGCCATGAGGTACGCCCATACCAGACAAATGATGTTGAATACCATAAAACAAATGGTTGCACACAAATGTACCTGCGGTATTTGACACCTCACAAAGAATGTCGTTTTCTTGAAGTGCCTTGGTCATGGCTTTAATTGGAAGAGTAGAGAAATAAGCATCAGGCCCACCTTCAACAATGCACTCATCAATAGGCTGATTCCCCATATTGTCAGGAATACGAAAGTCATCAATATTAATGGCGACACGCTCTGGTGTAATCGCTGCCCGCCCAGCAGCTTGCCCTACCGTAATCACCACATCCGGTTTATGAGCTTCAATTGCCGCTGCAACCGTTTTTATCGATTCATAGCGAACAACGGGCACCTCACAAACAACAATCACACCGCCATTGATTTTGGTTTGATCAAGACAGCGAACCGCCTCAAGTGCTGGGTTTATAGTTTCTCCACCAAAAGGTTCGAAGCCTGTGATGAGTACTTTTTTCATTGGTTGCTTAAGAGAATATAGAGTGATAGAAACAGATGTTATCCCAACACCCAAAATGATGCTCTACAAATAGTGACTTACGATTGCCCTAATCCGATTGTGGTGTCGTTTATCCAACACTATGAATCCCCAGCTGAACTGTACTTTCAACCTATGAATTCCAAAATTACCTGTTCTTTGATTGTAACGTTTAAGGAATAAGTTAATT
This genomic interval from Vibrio agarivorans contains the following:
- a CDS encoding efflux RND transporter permease subunit; amino-acid sequence: MFKFFIKRPKLAIVISIFISIAGLVSAYLSPMGRYPDVAPLTITVDTWMDGATAEVITKTIAPEIEKQVNGVAGMQYMKSTSGSDGTYSLEVVFDNGTDADNAVTLVQNRVNLAMPELPGDVMRNGVKVEKMSNGMLIGLSIQDPSAKAHDTEISAFAGGSFKEALQRIPGVSKVDVLGEKKYAMRIWLDPTQMRRYSVDVNSIQNAISTQNKISPAGSLIGNLIEYPLTVDGGLTTTEQFEQIVIRGEALQKKIYLKDVAKVELGAEVYTANAYAGVNNGSVVFIYKTPDANAVEVGTAVAKLIDSSNSEFQIDYVYDATSFVRGAIDNVVETLLLAVVIVGLVTLIFMQSIRLTLITVTAIPVSLVGTFAFMYALGIDINIISMLGLVMAIGIVVDAAIIVIEAAEHELHHNQQLSVTEAVGIALDKVVAPIIASALVLLSVFAPTIFMDGMTGIIYSEFGVVLSVSVLVSTVVALSLTPALCALFMKPPSKGFIARQVERLIGFKISGFTTITKGFVRFPLLSLLLLAAGVWVAIDHGRELPQGMLPAEDTSAIFVVGGFGPGTALDVTDEHALELVDAFQNIPGVKNSIAASGFNLLNNTADMSSFLILLNLDEISERKMSDEQITEVANKTLQKMGIEGFAFKPPVIPELGMVDGVSMVLIDHQARSAEELGRDTQQILSQLNEKDSIDIAMTQFAVNKPSLKLNVNRQKLLEYGISYADLTAGMQTHFGGQYVNTFNLHGRNYKVMMQNAPEHRLDKDALNHVYINYGNGQSQPASKLFAIETISVPNFLNRFNGMQSVSIDVIPSQSTGAVISDLQSMTLPDGYSIEFTGTAKEEIEAGNQATMILALALLITYLVLVGQYESWLIPAAIMTMVPTAVIGIIAGVELLGAEITIFTQLAAVLLVGMAVRNAILIVEYAKELREVNALPIKQAAVEAMRLRCRAVFMTAFSFAVGLVPLMLADAIGSGAQQALGWASFGGIVTATFLGCIAACVLFVIFQSIREFRRSPGLQVIQLEDV
- a CDS encoding phosphatase PAP2 family protein produces the protein MKTKLKLLSPLLCIAALSPAFAGNNAINTSVNDEYVEAGDHLQILIPVTGLFAAWLHDDPQGAKQLALSVGATQVIVHGTKNIVGRSRPNDSSRMSFPSGHTAAAFSGAAFLQSRYGSAWGIPAYAAASFVGLSRMHGRRHHADDVLAAAGISFFVNQYLISPYASENMAFTAVPTKDGVSFGVSLANEFFSKQQRSAYEQRTSGPLNHRLELDIGFNSVDSLKKAGLPGDKLIDEAQPFASMTYTYQLQDDAFLEFTLSPNETRRYGQLTDSFEYNGKQYESGDDIYLAFRQWSVGGSYNQAFKLTDKLTASIGAGASGYLLELELDKQNGGQHTKTSSVSVLPGINTHLDYEVIDDLHTFANVQYHRLKSDSVLVAEAGVSYDLNKEWDISVKYQHQDSNWKSQQIDYTTKSVLLSIANRF
- a CDS encoding MFS transporter, with product MFFLPYWLSASIKLAIAASVFSILPSYLSAIDLHLEISSVTLGYLATTELLGFAIACAINFFCARYHIKINDNTALLLLCLCHICSAVITDVSLFFILRAIAGVCAGLVVVRSYEVLGREENPDAAFGRAIAIQMLTTAMLFLLLPNLMEHVGSGSFFLALGALVGATLLLKPMWVDGEDNEQNSQPVDYGVVSISLGAIAMVMLTHSAVWSTLSGYATTHHVELRDQGTLFAVGTLFSVAGAILATLSIVHRKKPLILTAAIGLQCFVVSTMLTGDNMYSFIAATCLFQLLWNLIVPLVMGTLASGRYAKVVIRFTLAAQTLGAALGPMVLVPGWVLPEILLFLGITYLLIVSIMPVRRAV
- a CDS encoding IS256 family transposase: MDKKALEAFAKEAAKGIKTPDDLTEFSQMLKKITVEAALNAEMEEHLGYEKHKPSKSQNSRNGKSTKRVKTEDGEFELDTPRDRLGSFDPKLVKKHQTRFTSMDDKILWLYAQGMSTRDIVNAFDEWYGAEISPSLVSRVTHAVMEEIVEWQSRPLDAIYPIVYLDCIVVKIRQDKRIINKSIFLALGINTDGQKELMGMWIAENEGAKFWLSVLTELNQRGVEDILIACVDGLKGFPDAINTVFPQTHIQLCIVHMVRNSLKYVSWKDYKAVTADLKRVYRSATEDEALLELERFGEVWDSQYPQISKSWRNHWQNLNTLFSYPEDIRRAIYTTNAIESLNSVIRKALKKRKIFPNDEAATKMVYLAIKDASKKWTMPIQNWRQAMSRFIIEFEERLEKHIN
- the pcp gene encoding pyroglutamyl-peptidase I is translated as MKKVLITGFEPFGGETINPALEAVRCLDQTKINGGVIVVCEVPVVRYESIKTVAAAIEAHKPDVVITVGQAAGRAAITPERVAINIDDFRIPDNMGNQPIDECIVEGGPDAYFSTLPIKAMTKALQENDILCEVSNTAGTFVCNHLFYGIQHHLSGMGVPHGFVHIPLLPEQDRQGNQPTMTLDRIVAGLRLLAQVAIDCPEDIRIGGGQIC